One region of Cyanobium sp. M30B3 genomic DNA includes:
- a CDS encoding SDR family oxidoreductase: protein MATFLVTGANRGIGLEYCRQLQARGDQVIAVCRTPSPELEALGVSIEAGIDLASEAAIAALASRLHGVPLDGLILNAGILQSMGLEDLDPEGIRRQFEVNALAPLLLVRALLEQLRRGAKVALMTSRMGSIDDNSSGGSYGYRMSKVALNIAGKSLAIDLKPRGIAVAILHPGLVRTRMINFNPQGISPEASVRGLLARIDSLTLETSGTFRHANGEVLPW, encoded by the coding sequence ATGGCCACGTTTCTGGTGACCGGAGCCAACCGCGGCATCGGCCTCGAGTATTGCCGCCAACTGCAGGCCCGCGGCGATCAGGTGATTGCGGTGTGCCGCACGCCGTCCCCCGAGCTGGAGGCCCTGGGTGTGTCCATTGAGGCGGGGATCGACCTGGCCAGCGAGGCCGCCATCGCCGCGCTGGCCAGCCGCCTGCACGGGGTGCCGCTGGATGGGCTGATCCTCAACGCCGGCATCCTGCAGTCGATGGGCCTGGAGGATCTCGATCCCGAGGGCATCCGCCGCCAGTTCGAGGTGAATGCCCTGGCACCGTTGCTGCTGGTGCGGGCCCTGCTGGAGCAACTGCGCCGCGGCGCGAAGGTGGCGCTGATGACCAGCCGCATGGGCTCAATCGACGACAACAGCTCCGGCGGCTCCTACGGCTACCGGATGTCGAAGGTGGCGCTGAACATTGCCGGCAAATCGCTGGCCATCGACCTCAAGCCCCGCGGCATCGCCGTGGCGATCCTGCATCCGGGCCTGGTGCGCACCCGCATGATCAACTTCAACCCCCAGGGCATCAGCCCCGAAGCGAGTGTGCGGGGTCTGCTGGCCCGCATCGACAGCCTCACCCTGGAGACCAGCGGCACCTTCCGGCACGCCAATGGTGAGGTGCTGCCCTGGTAG
- a CDS encoding GNAT family N-acetyltransferase, translating to MTSFLRIRPLQRDDVAAVTDWARQEGFAPGSGDVAIYRHTDRQGIWVAWLGSERIGCITGVRYNAAYGFLGLYLVRPAWRGRGYGLQLWEHALEHLADLPCVGLEAAPDRIDDYARWGFAPASPTTRWQGISDGSIPAAAAAGDWQLLEGEAIPERAVQCFDAQREPSPRPHFLSQWLHHPAGSVLALIDGAGECHGFGRIRPCLLERGEGWRIGPLMAETPEAADRLLQGLLHRHPGVVLIDAPGANTAAAPLLQRLRFRPVGTTLRMYRGEAPAVSLRDVYGLACLELG from the coding sequence ATGACCTCCTTCCTGCGCATCCGGCCGCTGCAGCGGGACGACGTCGCCGCCGTGACCGACTGGGCCCGCCAGGAGGGCTTCGCCCCCGGCAGCGGCGATGTGGCCATCTATCGCCACACCGACCGCCAGGGAATCTGGGTGGCCTGGCTGGGGAGCGAGCGGATCGGCTGCATCACCGGCGTGCGCTACAACGCCGCCTACGGCTTCCTCGGCCTCTACCTGGTGCGGCCTGCATGGCGCGGCCGGGGCTACGGCCTGCAGCTCTGGGAGCACGCCCTGGAGCACCTGGCCGATCTGCCCTGCGTCGGCCTGGAGGCGGCGCCGGATCGCATCGACGACTACGCCCGCTGGGGTTTTGCGCCCGCCTCCCCCACCACCCGCTGGCAGGGCATCAGCGACGGGAGCATCCCCGCCGCGGCCGCAGCGGGGGACTGGCAGCTGCTGGAAGGGGAAGCCATCCCCGAGCGGGCCGTGCAGTGCTTCGACGCCCAGCGCGAACCCAGCCCCCGCCCCCACTTCCTCAGCCAGTGGCTGCACCACCCGGCCGGATCGGTGCTGGCCCTGATCGATGGCGCAGGCGAGTGCCACGGCTTCGGGCGCATCCGCCCCTGCCTGCTGGAGCGCGGCGAGGGCTGGCGTATCGGTCCGCTGATGGCCGAAACGCCCGAGGCGGCCGACCGACTGCTGCAGGGTCTGCTGCACCGCCACCCGGGCGTGGTGCTGATTGACGCGCCGGGCGCCAACACAGCAGCGGCGCCGCTGCTGCAGCGGCTGCGGTTCCGCCCGGTGGGCACCACCCTGCGCATGTACCGCGGCGAGGCACCGGCGGTGTCGCTGCGGGATGTCTACGGCCTCGCCTGCCTGGAGCTGGGCTAG
- a CDS encoding SulP family inorganic anion transporter produces MRSPFREPPMGRVWRSGSSWTRGVLHNWRGDLAGGITTAVVALPLALAFGLTSGAGAIAGLWGAIVLGFVAAPLGGTPAQVSGPTGPMTVIMAGIITAMASRYGSDSALAMAFTVALVAGALQVLFGLLRLGQYIVQMPYSVISGFMSGIGAMVVVLQLPVLLGLDLRGSIPQLLAALPGELPRFNGLAALFGALTFVVVRWYPRRWNHWLPAPLLALLLITALSTLLPEAALPRLGAIPQGLPTLRWPQLRFDDLRLLGGYAITLAVLGSIDSLLTSLVADNVTRSQHRSDRELVGQGLGNMAAALLGGLPGAGATMRTVTNVQAGGRTPLSGMVHAVVLLLVTLGAGRLAAGIPLAVLGGILLHVGLEIIDWNFLQRAPRISWKATGLMWLVLLLTVFWDLVTAVVIGVSIANVVTIKDQSDALSRASRRVSADDDDGGVLSSQERQLLQQAGSRVVLLSLEGPLSFGASRYLTQLLNDSDVYACLVLDLSAVSHLGVTASLAIDALCRDASQQGRQVLIAAPQPHYRDRLTRFGIARYGGVDFCASRTAALELAASSAAR; encoded by the coding sequence ATGCGCTCGCCGTTCCGGGAGCCTCCAATGGGCAGGGTATGGCGCTCCGGCAGCAGCTGGACCCGGGGGGTGCTGCACAACTGGCGCGGAGATCTGGCCGGCGGCATCACCACGGCCGTGGTGGCCCTGCCGCTGGCGCTGGCGTTCGGGCTCACCTCCGGCGCAGGTGCGATTGCCGGCCTGTGGGGGGCGATCGTGCTCGGCTTCGTGGCCGCACCCCTCGGCGGAACCCCGGCCCAGGTGTCCGGCCCCACTGGCCCGATGACCGTGATCATGGCCGGCATCATCACGGCCATGGCAAGCCGCTACGGCAGCGATTCCGCCCTGGCGATGGCCTTCACGGTGGCCCTGGTGGCGGGGGCGCTGCAGGTGCTGTTCGGTCTGCTGCGCCTCGGCCAGTACATCGTGCAGATGCCCTATTCGGTGATCTCCGGGTTCATGTCGGGGATTGGCGCCATGGTGGTGGTGCTGCAGCTGCCGGTGCTGCTGGGGCTCGACCTGCGCGGATCGATTCCACAGCTGCTCGCGGCCCTGCCGGGGGAGTTGCCGCGGTTTAACGGTCTGGCGGCACTCTTCGGTGCGCTCACCTTTGTGGTGGTGCGCTGGTATCCCAGGCGCTGGAACCACTGGCTGCCGGCACCGTTGCTGGCCCTGCTGCTGATCACGGCCCTCAGCACCCTGCTGCCGGAAGCGGCGCTGCCCCGGCTCGGGGCCATCCCGCAGGGGCTGCCAACCCTGCGTTGGCCGCAGCTGCGGTTTGACGATCTGCGCCTGCTGGGTGGGTACGCCATCACCCTGGCGGTGCTCGGGTCGATCGATTCGCTGCTCACCTCCCTGGTGGCCGATAACGTCACCCGCAGCCAGCATCGGTCCGATCGCGAGCTGGTGGGGCAGGGCCTCGGCAACATGGCCGCCGCTCTGCTGGGTGGGTTGCCCGGAGCCGGCGCCACGATGCGCACCGTGACCAACGTGCAGGCTGGAGGCCGCACCCCCCTCTCGGGCATGGTGCACGCCGTGGTGCTGCTGCTGGTCACCCTTGGGGCCGGGCGGCTCGCTGCCGGGATTCCCCTGGCTGTGCTGGGGGGAATCCTGCTGCACGTGGGGCTGGAGATCATCGACTGGAACTTCCTTCAACGGGCGCCGCGCATCTCCTGGAAGGCCACCGGTCTGATGTGGCTGGTGCTGCTGCTCACCGTGTTCTGGGACCTCGTGACCGCTGTGGTGATCGGCGTGTCGATCGCCAATGTGGTGACCATCAAGGATCAGAGCGATGCTCTGAGCCGAGCCAGTCGCCGTGTTTCCGCGGACGACGACGACGGTGGGGTGCTCAGTTCCCAGGAACGGCAGCTGCTGCAACAGGCCGGTAGCCGTGTGGTGCTGCTCAGCCTGGAGGGGCCGTTGAGTTTCGGTGCCAGCCGCTATCTCACCCAACTGCTCAACGACAGTGACGTCTATGCCTGCCTGGTGCTCGACCTCAGTGCCGTCAGCCACCTGGGGGTGACAGCATCGCTGGCCATTGACGCCCTCTGCCGCGATGCCTCGCAGCAGGGACGCCAGGTGCTGATCGCGGCTCCCCAACCCCACTACCGCGACCGGCTCACCCGCTTCGGCATCGCCCGTTATGGGGGGGTGGACTTCTGCGCCAGCCGTACCGCCGCGCTGGAGCTGGCCGCCTCGTCTGCTGCACGATGA
- a CDS encoding ligase-associated DNA damage response DEXH box helicase, whose amino-acid sequence MSQVRHHRHNHNHNLDLVLAPIEAWFAQQGWTPMGFQRQAWQAYLAGESGLIQVPTGSGKTYAAVMGPIAEMLHLAPLQASAIPANSSGNPASFSGDALGDALNCDLGKSVQTVQKPGQPPQPTTLAALPGTPPRGLRLLYLTPLRALSRDLALAIREPIEAMGWPLQVAIRNGDTSSHERSKQLRSPPQILITTPESLSLLLANGKAPELFGALQAVVLDEWHELMGSKRGVQTELCLSWLRQLRPGLRTWAISATIGNLEEAARAAAGLGGGPGAAAGPEPRIITADIQRATAIRSLLPDSIDGFPWGGHLGLRMYEELVAGLDPAVSTLLFTNTRNQAERWHQCLRFACPEMEGALALHHSSIDRAEREAIEAGVKAGTLRWVVCTSSLDLGVDFQPVERVVQIGSAKNLARLLQRAGRSAHSPGGNSQVLFMPTNALELLEVSAMRRGLSEGLVETRRPPQLALDVLLQHLTSLACGPGFEPESELAAVRSAWSFRELSEQQWHWCLEFLEHGGQCLGAYPRYRKLVRCRLEPDGKLGEEPAAADEPFRFRVLDKAIARLHRFNIGTITADRSVTVRFVRGAVIGHVEETFIGRLKPGDVFFFAGRQLEFVRLREMTAQVKATTRKSSAVPAWAGGQMALSDLLSQHLRAEVDRCARALAGDADSDSDSDSDLDTPELRALAPLLRRQADLSSLPRQEEFLVELCRSREGSHLFAFPFEGRFVHEGIGFLWAWRLARHRPSTVTVSVNDYGFELLAPKGYPFDELLELHGDDLLDCTDLAGDLEQAVNLSELCRRRFRAIAQVSGLITQAMPGQAKTGGQLQISAALLFDVFQKHEPGHLLLEQARREVIEEQLELPRLQAALERLAASRWLLERTPRPGPLAFPLLVERLNNRMSNESVLERVQRLIAEAQRAEAGPG is encoded by the coding sequence ATGAGCCAGGTGCGGCACCACCGCCACAACCACAACCACAACCTCGATCTCGTCCTCGCTCCGATCGAGGCCTGGTTTGCCCAGCAGGGCTGGACGCCGATGGGCTTCCAGCGCCAGGCCTGGCAGGCCTACCTGGCCGGCGAGAGCGGCCTGATCCAGGTGCCCACCGGCTCGGGCAAGACCTACGCCGCCGTGATGGGTCCGATCGCCGAGATGCTGCACCTGGCGCCACTCCAGGCGTCCGCCATCCCCGCCAACTCTTCCGGCAACCCCGCCAGCTTTTCCGGCGACGCCCTCGGCGACGCCCTCAATTGCGATCTGGGGAAGTCTGTACAGACCGTACAGAAACCCGGACAGCCGCCACAACCAACGACCCTCGCCGCCCTGCCAGGCACGCCGCCCAGGGGGCTGCGCCTGCTCTACCTCACCCCTCTGCGGGCCCTCAGCCGCGACCTTGCCCTGGCGATCCGGGAGCCGATCGAGGCGATGGGCTGGCCGCTGCAGGTGGCGATCCGCAACGGCGACACCAGCAGCCACGAGCGCAGCAAGCAGCTGCGCAGCCCACCCCAGATCCTGATCACCACGCCCGAATCGCTCAGCCTGCTGCTGGCCAATGGCAAGGCGCCCGAGCTGTTCGGCGCCTTGCAGGCGGTGGTGCTCGACGAGTGGCACGAGCTGATGGGCAGCAAGCGCGGGGTGCAGACCGAGCTCTGCCTGAGCTGGCTGCGGCAGCTGAGGCCGGGGCTGCGCACCTGGGCGATCAGCGCCACGATCGGCAACCTGGAGGAGGCGGCCCGGGCGGCGGCGGGCCTGGGAGGCGGGCCTGGGGCGGCAGCCGGCCCGGAACCCCGCATCATCACCGCCGACATTCAGCGCGCCACGGCGATCCGCTCGCTGTTGCCCGACTCGATCGACGGCTTCCCCTGGGGCGGCCACCTGGGCCTGCGCATGTATGAGGAGCTGGTGGCGGGGCTGGATCCGGCGGTGAGCACCCTGCTGTTCACCAACACCCGCAACCAGGCCGAGCGCTGGCACCAGTGCCTGCGCTTCGCCTGCCCGGAGATGGAGGGCGCCCTGGCCCTGCACCACAGCTCCATCGACCGCGCCGAGCGCGAGGCGATCGAGGCCGGTGTGAAGGCGGGCACGCTGCGCTGGGTGGTGTGCACCAGCTCCCTGGATCTGGGGGTGGATTTCCAGCCGGTGGAGCGGGTGGTGCAGATCGGCTCGGCCAAAAACCTGGCGCGGCTGCTGCAGCGGGCCGGCCGCAGCGCCCACAGCCCGGGGGGCAACTCGCAGGTGCTGTTCATGCCCACCAACGCCCTGGAGCTGCTGGAGGTGAGCGCCATGCGCCGAGGCCTGAGCGAGGGGCTGGTGGAGACGCGCCGGCCGCCCCAGCTGGCGCTGGATGTGCTGCTGCAGCACCTCACCAGCCTGGCCTGCGGGCCGGGCTTTGAGCCCGAAAGCGAGCTGGCCGCGGTGCGCAGCGCCTGGAGCTTCCGGGAGCTGAGCGAGCAGCAGTGGCACTGGTGCCTGGAGTTTCTGGAGCACGGCGGCCAGTGCCTGGGGGCCTATCCCCGCTACCGCAAGCTGGTGCGTTGCCGGCTGGAGCCCGACGGCAAGCTGGGCGAGGAGCCAGCGGCTGCGGATGAGCCCTTCCGCTTCCGCGTGCTCGACAAAGCCATCGCCCGCCTGCATCGCTTCAACATCGGCACGATCACCGCCGACCGCTCAGTCACGGTGCGCTTCGTGCGCGGCGCCGTGATCGGCCACGTGGAGGAGACCTTCATCGGCCGGCTCAAGCCGGGGGATGTGTTCTTCTTCGCCGGACGCCAGCTGGAGTTCGTGCGCCTGCGGGAGATGACCGCCCAGGTGAAGGCCACCACCAGGAAGAGCTCCGCCGTGCCGGCCTGGGCCGGCGGCCAGATGGCCCTCTCCGATCTGCTCAGCCAGCACCTGCGCGCCGAGGTGGACCGCTGTGCCCGCGCCCTGGCCGGTGATGCCGACTCCGACTCCGACTCCGACAGTGATCTCGACACCCCCGAGCTGCGGGCCCTTGCACCCCTGCTGCGCCGCCAGGCCGACCTCTCCAGCCTGCCCCGCCAGGAGGAGTTCCTGGTGGAGCTCTGCCGCAGCCGCGAGGGCAGCCACCTGTTCGCCTTCCCGTTTGAAGGGCGCTTTGTGCATGAGGGCATCGGCTTCCTCTGGGCCTGGCGCCTGGCCCGCCACCGCCCCAGCACGGTCACCGTGTCGGTGAACGACTACGGCTTCGAGCTGCTGGCCCCCAAGGGCTACCCCTTCGACGAGCTGCTGGAGCTCCACGGCGACGACCTGCTCGACTGCACCGACCTGGCCGGCGACCTGGAGCAGGCGGTGAACCTCTCCGAGCTCTGCCGGCGCCGCTTCCGCGCCATCGCCCAGGTGAGCGGCCTGATCACCCAGGCCATGCCCGGCCAGGCCAAAACGGGCGGCCAGCTGCAGATCAGCGCCGCCCTGCTGTTCGACGTGTTCCAGAAGCACGAGCCCGGCCACCTGCTGCTGGAGCAGGCCCGCCGCGAGGTGATCGAGGAGCAGCTGGAGCTGCCGCGCCTGCAGGCCGCCCTGGAACGCCTGGCGGCCAGCCGCTGGCTGCTGGAGCGCACCCCCCGCCCCGGCCCCCTGGCCTTCCCCCTGCTGGTGGAGCGGCTCAACAACCGCATGAGCAACGAGTCGGTGCTGGAGCGGGTGCAGCGGCTGATCGCCGAGGCGCAACGGGCGGAAGCCGGCCCGGGCTGA